A region of the Anolis carolinensis isolate JA03-04 chromosome 1, rAnoCar3.1.pri, whole genome shotgun sequence genome:
aggagaagtcataggagggagcaagcttgttttctgctgccctggagactaggatgcggaacaatggcttcaaactacaggaaaggagattccacctgaacattaggaagaacatcctcactatgagatctgttcagcagtggaactctctgccctggagtgtggtggaggctcctttggaggcttttaagcagaggctggatggtcatctgtcgggggtgctttgtatgcaatttttctgcttcttggcagggggttggactggatggcccaattctatgattctatgccttgCAAATTCTTTACAATGGGTTGCTGAATGATCAGggatttctccttgaggaccagtatgtaatAGACCTCAACCACTCGAAACAGCTCTGCTGGatggttccttgcagatgcaacAGTGACAGCAATGAATGATTTCTCTGTTGCCTCTATTGTTGCAGAGTAGACTTCCAAACTTTAACCAAAAATGGTTTTCAGAGACCTAGtataaatttgatttaaaagttGGCAAAATGCCTTTaatagaggaaagaaaaagagagggtaAAAGTTGTTAAAGTGTAAGCAAATAAGACTACACACACTTCTACAGAATTCAGCCGAGATATGGAAAGTCTTTGCAGCATATTACCAATTATTACATAAGGAATGTAAGAAAGGGCATTTCaatgaaatattaaatataactcaaacagaaaagaaaaaacaatgatTGAATACCAACATTTTAATACAGGAAATAAAAGAGATGGAAAACCTTAAAAAGGCCAAATCACCAGGATTACAGCTGAAATTTATAAGGAAATTTTTATAGCCCCAGAAATGCAGTTTAATAGTATTTTGGGCAGGAGGGAAAGCCCCCAAACTTACATTTTGGGGCATCCAGTTCCCTCCCTGGAAGGCATTGGCTTGAATGTTGTTTTAAGAACATCTTCACTTTGCAGTTTTGTAGATCAAAAGAAAGGAATCGGGCACCTCATATTTGTAAGCTATGGAGactagaagggaaggagaaagaacagTCTCTGgtgccatctacattgccatataatccagtttctgaatccagattatttgctttcaccatatggcagtgtagactcatataatccagttccaatcagataatctggattcagaaactgcattatatggcagtgtagatccagcctcagaatacctacctcaggccccttctacactgccatataaaatccagattatctgctttgaaatgcaatatatggcagtgtagactcataaaatccagttcaaaacagatgtggattatatgctttgataatttggattatatggcagtgtagaaggggcctcggtgACTTCTTTGAGGCCTTCCTATCTCGTTGGGGCTCTGCTGAGCATATCTTCTGCTAGTCATCTTGCTGGAGGACTTTCACTGAACTACAAGCTGTAACTGGGATTTCCCCCATGGGACTATGACTTTCCATTAATATATACCAACCTTCACAATATCCCATTTTCTTGGTTCTGCAGCTCAGCAAGTAGACCTGGCACCTTCCTTTCCAAGTCAAAGATTTTCAGATATTGTGTAGAATTGACCAGAATTTGGGCACAATTGTATCCCATGATTCAGGTGGAAAACATGAAGGACTGGGAGCATGTCTTGCCTATGTTAAAGATGTTTTACCTTCATGCCCAGTTGTGGAAGTCCGAGAAAGTGGAATAAGAAGGCTCAAATAATAGATAAGCAATATCTTCACATTTTACATCAGTGTAGTTGAACTGGACAATTAGGCAAGgcaaaatattttaacaaattcCCAGAATAGAGCTCTATTGTTTCTAGTTAAGCAATATCCATATATTTTAGTAACATAATTTGTGCTGTATTTCCAGAAACTAGCTAGTTTAGAAGGAATATGTTGCTATGTTATTAGGTTTTCATAATGGGGAAAATATTCCAATGCAAAATAATGTTTTGATTGCACTTGATTCAACCTATTATTTTTCAGTGGAGCACTTTAGAATGTAACATGTCAAGTGCTGAGGGTTTATCTGATGAGACATGCAGTACTAATGAATGTGCTATTGGCAAAGGAAGAAGGCTCTGTGAGAGGAAAATTGGGACTCAAAACATTAGAGAGACTATTCCAAGAGCCCTTTGTAAGCATCAGTAATTTAGAGAAAACAGGATGCTATTGCATGAATGAATAACAATTCTAATGAGTGAAAAACAGGCTTAGCTTTGTTTAGGGGGAGGGGTAGTATTTCAAAGTCTGTATAGACTTTGGTATATTTTTCTTCAAATACAGTAGGCAGCTTTAGTCCTGGATTATGGGAAACCTGAAGACTGCAGCACTTTCTCAAAATACTGTGTTATGCCTTCCAGCTAGAACTGGTAATATTTCAATACCGAGAGATTTTACTTCCCCAGAATGAACACAGATTTAGAAACTACCAATACTTTGGAAGTTAAAATAAGTTGTCATCATACAATGTACTCCAGTATCAATTTGCCCAATATCCGCGGTTTATTATGGAACTATTTGTATTTCATCTACAGTTATAGTGATTTTACTTATAACATTTTCAGCATATTTTGCAGATATTGTAATGAAAAGAAGCAGAGCCCAAGAGCCTATTAATAATTTCaagaaacaacaaaaaagtaGCTAGCTTATCTGTTAGGAGAAAAAACAACAGAGGAATAACTTTAAACCACCTATTGCAACAAACAAACTCCAAAGTGCTTATTTAGAAAAACAGCTTTCAAAGTCCAGCAGCAGTTTTATGCCACATTGAAAACCTCATATATTGGCACAGAAACCCAACTTTCTAATCTGTGCTACATATATGACCTTTCCAAGTTCTCATGTACTTTCCCCAAAATCTGCCCAACGTTCCATGACAGATTTGGAGTAGATAAGGACTGAAGAGTAGAGGGGTGCCATTCTGTCATCACACAGATACAACAGGATCTTACTCAATCCTAGGAACGTAATTCTTTTTCTCAGATAAAAGTAGCTTCTGCTTTCAAGTGTCTCTAACTGCTAGAACCCTAGATTTTGGTCACAAGGTTCATAAATAAGTCTCCCTAAAGAATATGGaaacttttaaataattttgttttaaaattccaaaaatgcaaaatagaaataaaaataaaaccaaatctCCCTCCACTTGCTTCCCATCCACATGCAACTCAAATTAACAACACTAACAGGAATGTATGAGCATCCTCGTATCCAGGCTATATAATCCCCAATCCATGGATTTATGTATACTTGAATGGAAAGCCACGTGTGCTGGTTTCTCCTCTTACTTCTATATGCAGCTCCACTAACATGTACCCATGAACTGAAGAGAATAGGTCAGCAGAATCAATATGCAATCTCCCAAATACATGCAAAGAGCCACTAAATAGGGACTAATGCCCATCATAGATAGGCAAAAGATGTTTCACATTCAGTATCAAACTtaattctctctttctcctttgaaGCTGAAACGCTACAATATGGCTATAGCTTACTTATGATCAGAAATGTAATGAGTCTGTTAAATAGAAAGCTGAACGTGCTTTCACTCAGAAACATAGGGCACTTATGCAGATTTTAATCTAAGCTATTATGTTACAAGTTATGATTAATTCCGTGGTGTCAAATGACTTTTAGTTGAGATATTGGCTTCGGACCAATTACTGTTCAATCTACCATATTAATATTGTTCATGTAAGCTTTCTGAGATCAAAAATAAAGCCTCCATTACTAAGAAATTTAGACTCATTCTATATATTGATAATTCCCATTTCACAGAATACATTGCTTAGCAAATACTGACTTTCAAACAATTTGTAAAGATATTGTTCAGTCATGTTAACTGAATGTTGCTACACTAACTTTAGTGATTGTTCTTAATTCTTAACCACACAgatattatgtttttttttttactgtggttTGTATTCTATATGCTCCTCTGTTCTTTTGTTGCCAGACAGTAAATCACTGCTGCAGTTTTTCCACATGCTTATGCTACACATCCTATTCTAACACTCACCACTGTTTACAATGTTAAGATCCCATATGTACCTGCAACACAATTTTCAACAAAACCTATGTTGCCATAGTTTTTACAATAGATATAACAAATCTCAATATATCAAAGTTCAAAAATATGTTATGAATTAAGTCAAGTTTTAGAACTTATAGGGAATGTTAAACTTGGAATAGCATTATACATTCTTGGTCATGTAAAAAACAACAGATATTTAGTGGTCATTAAATGTCTCAAAAAGCCCCCCACCTCATTCACTAGCAGATGTTCCAACTATGGTTAGGAACTTCAGAATGCAAATAGTACCGACAGTTGTGCACCTTAATTCCCAAGGAAAATGAAACATATTTGTTACATTAAAGACTCAGGCTGCCTTAAAATATGTAACTTATGCATTGATTGTGATATGACAAAGTGCTACAGAGACCCAAGCCCCAGCATTAGAAATGCAGGGCCAAAATACTTTGTCCATAGTTCTTTCTGAATAAAAAAGAACCATTCATAAATGCTTAACCAATAAAATGATCCTGAATAATCAGATACTAGTTTTGGAGTATGGATTTGAAGACTGTGGCCACAAAAATCCATGTAatcggagccagcatggtgtcctaaGTTGgttaaatagctgattttaaagtagatataactgtttttaatgtttgtgtatatttataattattttatgtcctggcatggagtgtttgccgtatatatgttgtgctccgccctgagtccccttcggggtgagaagggcggaatatgttttaaataaataaatgtaagtaaACCAAACATCAAGGAAGTTTTCCATCTGACATAAACAGTTTCAGGCAAATCAGTGTTGCTTTTCCTCAGACATCTTGCTCTCTTGATTAGAACAAGATAATTTATCTTGAAGCCATGAGTTTCTGTTGTGGCTCTCCAATTACAAAATCAACGTAAGACTGGGTTTTAATCGAGGTGTGCCCGAAAAAGTAAACATTAGCACACATTGAAGTATTTCACTTTTCATGACTTAGGAGAAAGCAAATTCTCAAATTGCTAAAGATATCTTTTAATCTACTTCAGTACTTTGATATTATAGTGTCAGAATACTTCGTGAACTCTAAAATGGTTTTCTAGGGAAGGTGCTTCATTAGCAAAATGAAGTTTGCTGTTTACATTTACACCAAGCTCATGAAGAATTTGTACAAATTTCTTGTGCTCCTTCCCAATCCATGCCCGCATTGTATCGAAGACCTGATATGGTGTGACATGAGCATTAACTGAAATCCCAGTCTGTGCAAAGTCTTTCAGCACATCAGGGTATGTCACCCACGTATTGCTTCCTCCAGAATGACCACCATCCAGCCAGTAGAttgcttttatattttttatgaaGGCACATATGTCCATGTCCTTTTCTGCCTCCTTTAGTTCATGAAGTAATTGATTCAAGACAACACAACCTTTACTGAATCCGATTAAAGTAAATGACGCTCCACCAACAACAGAAGGTTCAATAAAGCCCAGAGAAGAATAGCCAAAGTATTCAcagtctctctccctttctcctcttGGACATCCATTAGTCGTAGCAACAGGAGGCAATTCACAGGTAGGTGGCTTTGTATCCTTGGGGAAATCATGCATACTTTTTTGAGACAGCAAAATATTTTGAGCAAGTTTAAATGCATTAAGTAACAATGCGTGAAGGTGCATGAAGGCTCCAAAGTCAGCGTTGTGCTCAGGTGCTCCAAACATATTACTTGCCACAAAATTATCATAGCAGCTAAATTTGTGCAAATGCATACGGGAACATTTTATAACCCAGATGTAACTGCCAGGGAAACGACGGCCAAGAATAGCAGCAATGTTTTCTAAGCACCACTGTTCCCACTGGAAATTTTCTGGATGGCAAATCATAATTTCATGATAGTTCTGAAATAAGAAAACAGATGAAGACATTTAGTATGTTATAGCAAATGGCAGAGAAACGTGTAAATCATGTCAGTCTATACATAAGTGATAATTTTACAAGTACAGAAAATATCTTGCTCATACATTGAACAAATCTGGAGAACACAAACTAGTACATACATGTAGTTTCTAACTTGAATTAAGTTTGAGTGTAATTCTGGGTTTGTCGTCTTTTtcctgaatcaatgggatttacagaaACACTGATTTATCTTTAGGCAACTGATTCAGTAGATCTATTCCAGCTAGATAAACAAGCAGATTTAGGTTGATAAAAATCACCATCGGTTTAGATTAAAGTTATGAACACAAtttgttaaaaatataaataaaaatatggggATTTCTTGCTGCTTATCTAGTTAAGTTACTatattaatatagtaataataaatccATATAATCCCCAGCTTCATTAGTTTTGaacaaataatattataatatttattttgtgtcaaaagcattgaatAAATAAGTATAGAattgataaaaatagagggaacacaagcagtTAAATAATATTCGACCAAAAATGGACAACAGCGACCAaattgtctgtagctttcaacaattcttcTGTGCATAAcgcagggcattgtggacaagcatacatatgcagagttgtttgttctgctccacagtcacacaaggtggaggattcatagaatcatagaatcatagaatagtagagttggaagagacctcaagggccatctagtccaaccccccgctaagaagcaggaaatcgcattcaaagcacccccgacagatggccatccagcctctgcttaaaagcctccaaagaaggagcctccaccacggcccgggggagagagttccactgccgaacagccctcacagtgaggaagttcttcctgatgttcaggtggaatctcctttcctgtagtttgaagccattgttccgtgtcctagtctgcagggcagcagaaaataagcttgctccctcctccctatgacttcccctcacatatttgtacatggctatcatgtctcctctcagccttctcttctgcaggctaaacatgcccagctctttaagcctctcctcatagggcttgttctccagacccttaatcattttagttgccctcctctggacgctttccagcttgtcagcatctcccttcatctgcggtgcccaaaactggacacagtattccaggtgtggtctgaccaaggcagaatagagggggagcatgacttccctggatctagacgttattcccctattgatgcaggccaaaatcccattggcctttttagccgccgcatcacattgtaggctcatgttcaacttgttgtccacgaggactccaagatccttttcgcacacactgctgtcaagccaggcgtcccccattctgtatctttgatttccattttttctgccgaagtgaagtatcttgcatttgtccctgttgaacttcattttgttagtttcggcccatctctctagtctgtcaagatcgttttgaattctgctcctgtcttctggagtgttagctatccctccgagtttggtgtcatctgcaaacttgatgatcgtgccttctaacccttcgtctaagtcgttaataaagatgttgaacagaaccgggcccaggatggagccctgcggcactccacttgtcacttctttccatgatgaagacgacgcattggtgagcaccctttgggttcgttcgcttagccaattacagatccacctaaccgtagttttgtctagcccacattttactagtttgtttgccagaaggtcgtgggggactttgtcgaaggccttactgaaatctagatatgctacatccacggcattccctgtatcgacccaactcgtaactctatcgaaaaaagagatcagattagtctggcatgacttgtttttggtaaatccgtgttgactattagcaatgaccgcatttgtttctaagtgtttgcagaccacttccttaatgatcttttccagaatcttgcctggtattgatgtgaggctgaccggacggtaattgtttgggtcgttcttttttcccttcttgaagatagggaccacattcgccctcctccaatctgctgggacttctcctgttctccaagaactctcgaagatgattgccagtggttctgaaataacttccgctagttccttcaatactcttggatgtagctgatctggccctggggacttgaattcgtttagagtggccaggtgttcctggacaacttgtttccctatttggggttggatttcccccaatccttcgtccattccatgttgctgaggttgaagatggctttctttttgtgagaagaccgaggcaaagaaggcattaagcagttctgccttttccctatcccctgtcaccatcaccccatctactccttgcagtggccctatcgcctcctttttcttcctttttctaccaacataagcaaaaaaaccttttttgttgttttttatgtccctggcaagcctgagctcattttgcgctttagccttgcgaaccttttccctacaggagttggctatacgtttgaattcttctttggtgatttctccccttttccacttcttgtgcatgtcacttttgagctttagctcagttagaagttctttggacatccattctggcttctttgcacttgtcttatttttcttct
Encoded here:
- the c1h2orf69 gene encoding mitochondrial protein C2orf69 homolog, which translates into the protein MSRRCAAAAASVLRGLVGSAVLCLARSTASMSLRGKAPAACLSGPSSPSSSSAPPRVKLPWLRLPEVPGAEPAKTNDVLLLLPDDGPLKAPPQHHVVYFPGDVQNYHEIMICHPENFQWEQWCLENIAAILGRRFPGSYIWVIKCSRMHLHKFSCYDNFVASNMFGAPEHNADFGAFMHLHALLLNAFKLAQNILLSQKSMHDFPKDTKPPTCELPPVATTNGCPRGERERDCEYFGYSSLGFIEPSVVGGASFTLIGFSKGCVVLNQLLHELKEAEKDMDICAFIKNIKAIYWLDGGHSGGSNTWVTYPDVLKDFAQTGISVNAHVTPYQVFDTMRAWIGKEHKKFVQILHELGVNVNSKLHFANEAPSLENHFRVHEVF